Within the Candidatus Flexicrinis proximus genome, the region GGCTCGACACCTGCGAAACCTGCAGCGGATCAGGCGCCCAGCCAGGTACCCAGACCTCCCAATGTCCACAGTGCAACGGCTCTGGCGAAATCCGCCAGGTGCGCCAAAGCTTCCTCGGTTCGGTCGTGCAGGCCACAGCCTGCCCCCGCTGCGGTGGCAGCGGCCAGGTAATCGAACACCGGTGCAAGACCTGTGACGGCTCCGGCCGCAAACGTCAGCGCGCCTCTACCACCGTTAAAGTACCGGCCGGCGTACGCGAAGGCCTTCAGATCCAGTTTCGCGGCGAAGGTGACGCTGGCGAACGAGGCGGCCCGCGCGGCAGCCTGATCGTTTACCTGCATGTCCGGCCGCACGAGTTCTTCCAGCGCCGTGAAAACGACATCATTCTGGAAATTAAAGTCAACGTCGCGCAGGCCGCCCTTGGCGACAAAGTGGTGGTCCCAACCGTCGATGGTGACGTCGAACTGGTCCTCGCTCCCGGCACCCAAACCGGCAAAGTCCACCGGCTGCGGGGCAAGGGTTTCCCCCGTCTGCGTTCCGACGGCACTTCCAGCGGGCGTGGCGATCAATTGGTGCAGGTCGTGGTCGAAGTCCCGACCAAGCTCACCGACGACCAGCGCAAGCTGTTTACCCAGCTCGCGCAGAGCCTCGGCACCAACGTCAATCCGCAGATCAGCGGCAGCAATAAGGGCTTCTTCGACCGCATGCGCGATATCTTCGCCGGGGAATAGCCTTTCGGCTACTTCACGTAATACATCAACTCGCCCGGCTGCAGGACCTTATGCTTCTGCCGTGGCGCAACCGACTCCAGCGCCTGGGCAATCGCCGCATACGATATGGCGTTCACCGGGTACATATCGTTGTGGCCGATGATCAGCGTGTCCCAGCCTAAATCCCGCGCCAGCCGTGCCGCCTCGACCGGCATCAGATTACCGATGATGTCCGCATCCACTTCGCGAAAGTAGTCGCGTCCATTCACCGGCAGCATAACGACATCCGGTGTCGGCAGGCGCTGCAGCGTCTCGATGTAGTCCGGGTAAACAATCGTGTCCCCTGAGTGATAGAAGGTTACGCCATTAGCCTCGATCAGGTAGCCAAGCCAGCGGTACCCTTTGACGGCGTCGAACTCCTTCTGGTAATGCGCCGACGGGACCGCGGTCA harbors:
- the dnaJ gene encoding molecular chaperone DnaJ: MARDYYEVLGVGKTAGKDDIKKAFRNLARQYHPDVNKAADAETKFKEINEAYGILSDDEQRARYDRFGHAGVNGAQGSGFGGFGAQGFSGFEEIFEEFFSGFAGRGGGGSRRRGPVQGTDIRVDVTLDFVEAVNGAEVPVEFERLDTCETCSGSGAQPGTQTSQCPQCNGSGEIRQVRQSFLGSVVQATACPRCGGSGQVIEHRCKTCDGSGRKRQRASTTVKVPAGVREGLQIQFRGEGDAGERGGPRGSLIVYLHVRPHEFFQRRENDIILEIKVNVAQAALGDKVVVPTVDGDVELVLAPGTQTGKVHRLRGKGFPRLRSDGTSSGRGDQLVQVVVEVPTKLTDDQRKLFTQLAQSLGTNVNPQISGSNKGFFDRMRDIFAGE
- a CDS encoding MBL fold metallo-hydrolase, encoding MSDLMAKIEQTPVMPGSLAFWGFGQMGIGIKTAAAMLYIDLCLTNVLAEQIDPLWRRAFDSPVAPEQVRNADYYLITHEHGDHLDPLTVGPIARSSPMARFIAPGWCTDLLLGLGIAPERIITPATLEPMRLPGTDVTLTAVPSAHYQKEFDAVKGYRWLGYLIEANGVTFYHSGDTIVYPDYIETLQRLPTPDVVMLPVNGRDYFREVDADIIGNLMPVEAARLARDLGWDTLIIGHNDMYPVNAISYAAIAQALESVAPRQKHKVLQPGELMYYVK